In Pseudobacter ginsenosidimutans, the following are encoded in one genomic region:
- the rluF gene encoding 23S rRNA pseudouridine(2604) synthase RluF, translated as MDNSISLNKFISDTGYCSRREADNLIREGRVMLNDQVAVLGNRFSPGDVVEVDGSLITPDNKGKRVYLALNKPAGITSTTEENVKGNIISFVGYPKRIFPIGRLDKDSEGLIFLTNDGDIINKILRAGNSHEKEYIVRLNKAADPHFAQRMSNGLPIMGTTTLPCKVIMINRQTFRIILTQGLNRQIRRMCEYLGYSVTGLQRVRIMNISLGNLPLGKWRNLSDAEVNMLKEAVSHSTGTAEKKEKKKQSGRHEQGKTTSNRSGTPHHPKTDRNKPAYKKIILDLKRNTDRKKNLNSRTSPNSKTGPVIKNRQNPKINQASKTNHSRKTNPVSKKNAVQVTGHKVQEK; from the coding sequence TTGGACAACTCAATCAGTTTAAACAAATTCATCAGCGATACGGGCTACTGTTCCCGTCGTGAAGCGGATAACCTGATCAGGGAAGGGCGGGTGATGCTCAATGACCAGGTAGCTGTACTGGGCAACCGGTTCAGTCCGGGCGATGTAGTGGAAGTAGATGGCAGCCTGATCACTCCGGATAACAAGGGAAAACGCGTTTACCTCGCATTGAACAAACCCGCCGGCATTACTTCCACTACGGAAGAAAATGTAAAAGGGAACATCATTTCATTTGTAGGCTATCCCAAACGCATCTTCCCCATCGGAAGGCTGGATAAGGATTCAGAAGGATTGATCTTCCTTACCAATGATGGAGATATCATCAATAAGATCCTGCGTGCAGGGAACAGTCACGAGAAAGAATATATCGTTCGTCTGAACAAAGCGGCAGACCCGCATTTTGCACAAAGAATGTCCAATGGCCTGCCGATCATGGGTACTACCACCCTGCCATGCAAGGTGATCATGATCAACAGGCAGACATTCCGGATCATACTAACGCAGGGGCTTAACCGCCAGATCAGGCGCATGTGTGAGTACCTGGGTTATTCGGTAACAGGGCTGCAGCGTGTAAGGATCATGAATATCAGCCTGGGCAACCTGCCACTGGGTAAATGGCGGAACCTGAGCGATGCTGAAGTGAATATGCTGAAGGAAGCTGTATCCCACTCAACAGGAACTGCTGAGAAAAAGGAAAAAAAGAAACAGTCTGGCAGACATGAGCAGGGAAAAACTACCAGCAACAGATCAGGTACTCCCCACCATCCAAAAACCGACAGGAACAAACCTGCGTATAAAAAGATAATCCTGGATTTAAAGAGAAACACGGATCGAAAGAAAAATCTGAATTCAAGGACAAGCCCAAATTCAAAGACAGGGCCGGTTATAAAAAACAGACAGAATCCAAAGATAAACCAGGCTTCAAAGACAAACCATTCTCGAAAGACAAACCCGGTTTCAAAGAAAAACGCGGTTCAGGTGACAGGTCACAAGGTTCAGGAAAAGTGA